In the Pseudolabrys taiwanensis genome, one interval contains:
- a CDS encoding FkbM family methyltransferase — MFASKSARFFGKYAASDPIKFPDMVRRRLVERFSAPPAGLVATNFRSVKYEIDMDTHRLMRKYYFHTHEMFLERIFDRHLNPGDIFVDIGANCGYWSAYALSRIGIRGEVHAFEPVPHYYAFVRRLAELNPDFRVFANPVACGAEPAQLPMAVVPPRRENFENYNTNIGSSSLAPGFLDHAKALTENITVEVIRFDDYVARQNLNLDRVGLIKIDVEGFEAAVFDGMRKTLEKPGRKVPILCEILTDRAREQPLDGAAIIARLERVGYRCLDATNLKPIDKETLGFEENILCV, encoded by the coding sequence ATGTTTGCGTCCAAGAGCGCCCGCTTTTTCGGCAAATACGCGGCCAGCGATCCGATAAAGTTCCCCGACATGGTCCGCCGCCGCTTGGTCGAACGCTTCTCGGCGCCGCCCGCGGGATTGGTCGCGACGAACTTCCGCTCGGTGAAGTACGAGATCGACATGGATACGCATCGTTTGATGCGGAAGTATTATTTCCATACGCACGAGATGTTCCTGGAGCGGATCTTCGACCGTCATCTCAATCCGGGCGACATCTTCGTCGATATCGGGGCCAATTGCGGCTACTGGTCGGCCTATGCGCTGTCGCGCATCGGTATCCGCGGCGAAGTGCATGCCTTCGAGCCGGTGCCGCATTATTACGCCTTCGTGCGGCGGCTGGCCGAGCTCAATCCGGACTTCCGCGTCTTTGCCAATCCGGTGGCCTGCGGCGCCGAGCCGGCGCAATTGCCGATGGCGGTCGTGCCGCCGCGGCGCGAGAACTTCGAGAACTACAACACCAATATCGGCTCGAGCTCGCTCGCACCTGGCTTCCTCGATCACGCCAAGGCCTTGACCGAGAACATCACCGTGGAGGTGATCCGCTTCGACGATTACGTGGCGCGCCAGAACCTGAACCTCGATCGCGTCGGCCTGATCAAGATCGACGTCGAGGGCTTCGAAGCCGCGGTGTTCGACGGCATGCGCAAGACGCTGGAAAAGCCCGGCCGCAAGGTGCCGATCCTGTGCGAGATATTGACCGATCGCGCGCGGGAGCAGCCGCTCGACGGCGCCGCCATCATCGCGCGGCTCGAACGCGTCGGCTATCGGTGCCTCGACGCCACAAACCTCAAGCCGATCGACAAGGAAACGCTCGGCTTCGAGGAGAACATCCTCTGCGTCTGA